A stretch of Methanocalculus natronophilus DNA encodes these proteins:
- the asnB gene encoding asparagine synthase (glutamine-hydrolyzing), with the protein MCGIAGQCIIGGGQVSPDLLHRMSQTLAHRGPDGDGVYVDDRIGLAHRRLAIIDLSETGNQPMSNQDETIWIVYNGEIYNYKELREELRDLGHTFSSESDTEVIIHAYEEWGAECLSRFNGMWAFALWDSMREELFCARDRFGIKPFYYLIMNGSFIFASEIKALREHPCIGRSVNEARLSDFLGWALTDHTEETLFDGIFQILPGHTLTVTEAGVGEQIPYWEISMNPALRTTSTTDEEYAEDFLALMKDAVRLHLRSDVPVGTCLSGGLDSSTLTALINRVLRHDNSNNGNELQNTFSACFSDKQFDESEYIDIIADDTHVRSHPTYPGPETIWEDLDHLLYSNDEPFASLTMYSQYCVMRKASRHVKVVLDGQGADELLGGYIAYHIPHLRGLIRASHPLIAIKEVIGILRHHRSFFWFALHQVITRRKRRGLIRIVGADPLPRYQGTLGEALAVDLTRANLPYMLHWEDRTSMAFSIESRVPFLDYRLVEYLASLPEDQKIRGGITKYILRKATKGLLPETIRCRMDKRGFSTPEEVWMKEAMQPKIVKILTLPSFRSRPY; encoded by the coding sequence ATGTGCGGCATTGCAGGGCAGTGTATCATAGGTGGCGGGCAGGTCAGTCCTGACCTTCTCCACCGGATGTCTCAAACCCTTGCTCACCGGGGACCGGATGGCGATGGAGTCTATGTAGACGACCGGATCGGCCTTGCACACCGTCGCCTTGCGATCATCGACCTCTCGGAAACCGGTAACCAACCGATGTCAAATCAGGATGAGACCATCTGGATCGTCTACAACGGTGAGATCTACAATTATAAGGAATTGCGAGAGGAACTCCGGGATCTTGGCCATACATTTAGTTCCGAATCTGATACCGAGGTGATTATTCATGCCTATGAAGAGTGGGGTGCAGAATGCCTGTCACGCTTCAATGGGATGTGGGCATTTGCACTCTGGGATAGTATGAGAGAGGAGCTCTTCTGCGCACGTGATCGTTTCGGGATTAAGCCGTTCTATTATTTAATAATGAACGGTTCATTCATCTTCGCATCCGAGATCAAGGCACTAAGGGAACACCCATGTATTGGAAGATCCGTAAACGAAGCACGCCTCTCTGACTTCCTTGGATGGGCGTTAACCGATCATACAGAAGAAACCCTCTTTGACGGCATCTTCCAGATCCTTCCCGGCCATACCCTGACTGTGACAGAAGCAGGTGTCGGAGAACAGATCCCATACTGGGAGATCTCCATGAACCCGGCACTCAGAACAACCTCGACAACCGATGAAGAGTATGCTGAGGATTTTCTTGCCCTGATGAAAGATGCAGTCAGGCTGCATCTCAGATCTGACGTGCCGGTTGGAACCTGCCTCTCAGGCGGACTTGACTCCTCAACTCTCACCGCACTTATTAACAGGGTGCTTCGACACGATAATTCCAACAATGGCAATGAACTCCAGAATACCTTCTCAGCATGTTTCTCAGATAAGCAGTTTGATGAGAGTGAGTACATCGACATCATTGCAGACGATACACACGTCAGATCACATCCAACCTATCCAGGACCAGAGACAATATGGGAGGATCTCGATCACCTCCTCTACAGCAATGATGAGCCATTCGCAAGCCTCACCATGTATTCCCAGTACTGTGTGATGCGGAAAGCGAGCAGACATGTCAAGGTTGTTCTGGACGGTCAGGGTGCAGATGAGCTGCTTGGAGGTTATATCGCCTACCACATCCCACATCTCCGGGGCCTGATCAGGGCCAGTCATCCCCTCATTGCGATTAAGGAGGTGATCGGTATCCTCCGGCATCACCGGAGCTTCTTCTGGTTTGCACTACACCAGGTCATCACCCGGAGGAAGCGACGTGGATTGATCAGGATTGTAGGGGCTGATCCCCTTCCCAGATACCAGGGTACCCTTGGAGAAGCATTAGCAGTCGATCTCACCCGTGCAAACCTCCCCTACATGCTCCACTGGGAAGACAGGACATCAATGGCCTTCTCAATTGAGTCGCGTGTTCCGTTCCTCGACTACCGCCTGGTTGAATACCTCGCATCACTTCCTGAAGATCAGAAGATCAGGGGAGGCATTACAAAATATATCCTGAGAAAAGCAACAAAAGGACTCCTTCCGGAAACAATCAGGTGCCGGATGGATAAGCGCGGCTTCTCAACACCAGAGGAAGTATGGATGAAGGAGGCAATGCAGCCCAAAATTGTAAAGATCCTCACCTTACCCTCATTCAGATCACGCCCCTACTGA
- a CDS encoding glycosyltransferase, with protein sequence MLLSLTLFIGFFILVVAIFPYLVFFTGIHLGKKEVPAQEPEDYPEISIIIAAYNEASVIRERIFNIKESEYPIDKYEIILVDDCSSDNTLGDAEDACREAGINNTVMKNQERMGTNRSINRAIEAASHSILVTTDADVFFEKNALKKLITRLMSEDRIAAVCGDLRPLPEELTHTSQIENTYRDYYGRMCAWESAVDSTYNFNGGLVAFKKDRVHRIDDRRGADDANTAFEAIRRGYRAVYEIDAVVYEDIPENFSRQYKQKIRRATRLIEATVANFDLLKKKRPFSRLFYPLRIMMYLLTPLLFFISCIFLLTSLLLINFLLPIGAIAAFLAISLISKSNIITAFVTNQAYLLRGLLNLGKDMRVWESTSKKQ encoded by the coding sequence ATGCTGCTTTCTTTAACCCTCTTCATTGGATTCTTCATCCTCGTCGTCGCAATCTTTCCCTACCTTGTTTTCTTTACAGGAATTCATCTGGGAAAAAAAGAAGTCCCTGCTCAGGAACCAGAGGATTATCCGGAGATCAGTATCATCATTGCAGCATACAACGAAGCATCAGTTATCAGGGAGAGGATCTTCAATATAAAAGAATCCGAGTATCCAATCGATAAATATGAAATAATTCTTGTTGATGACTGTTCATCAGATAATACACTTGGGGATGCAGAAGATGCTTGTCGGGAGGCGGGCATCAACAATACGGTAATGAAGAACCAGGAACGTATGGGGACAAACAGATCCATTAACAGAGCGATCGAAGCTGCAAGCCATTCCATTCTGGTTACAACAGATGCCGATGTCTTCTTTGAGAAAAATGCTCTTAAAAAGCTGATCACAAGGCTCATGAGCGAAGATAGGATTGCTGCAGTCTGTGGTGATCTCAGGCCACTCCCTGAAGAATTGACACACACATCCCAAATAGAGAACACATATCGCGACTACTATGGGAGGATGTGTGCATGGGAGAGCGCAGTCGATTCAACATATAACTTTAATGGCGGGCTTGTTGCATTTAAAAAAGATCGCGTGCATCGGATCGATGATCGCCGTGGTGCAGACGATGCAAACACCGCTTTTGAAGCTATCAGACGCGGATACAGGGCAGTCTATGAAATTGATGCTGTTGTTTACGAGGATATACCAGAGAACTTTTCAAGACAATATAAACAAAAGATCCGGAGAGCCACCAGGCTGATTGAGGCAACAGTCGCAAATTTTGACTTATTGAAGAAAAAGAGACCATTTTCACGACTCTTCTACCCGCTCAGAATAATGATGTACCTTCTAACTCCTCTCCTCTTCTTCATCAGTTGTATCTTCCTGCTGACCAGCCTTCTTCTCATCAATTTTCTCCTACCCATTGGAGCAATTGCTGCATTTCTAGCAATCAGCCTCATCTCGAAGAGCAATATCATAACAGCCTTTGTAACAAACCAGGCATATCTCCTCAGAGGACTCCTCAACCTGGGAAAAGACATGCGGGTGTGGGAGAGTACCTCAAAGAAGCAGTAA
- a CDS encoding oligosaccharyl transferase, archaeosortase A system-associated, whose protein sequence is MLKGSDIQIQKRTVRYLFIAVCLVAFALLTFWFRTLPVSQIATEHWASLIAVGCPDVWFSLRQIEQIVTHFPSYSWFDPMTGFPDGRVVHWGPLYPLMASVLVLLMGASTRPEMMYVASFLSPLMAVAMVPVMYGLGAKLVDWKTGLVSAGFISIVAGQYAYRSLYSFIDHHITETLFSALFCLCFIIAMMKLKESGVRLTDLESLKNPVLIYPALAGFAFLLGMYNMGTMLVFLLLVAVYTLIQMIVDHIRKQETDYLVVTNAVTFFVVIIGLIPFGLVHTGFGLGRYNVGNLLLALFVIIGSLLLYAISRYLADRPWYYYPASLAGLCVISWIVGNLALPTVFGAWYGRFSSVVGMGATTLTVQEAMPWQFANAVSVFNWGWILVAGGVLYLLYLIWKRNDAPALFTLVWFALILFMTMRQVRFEYYLAANIALMAAICVGAVMQIGGRDLLRLTGIAKFLKPKDDAVPPEDLPDIPEKPGKKGQKQKKDQQKRKERKKAPAEPPASPLRSGLLVVTVLIALLFVHSGASANYTIGTNVREGINSDWLVALTWLGENSPDPGVDYYEIYDSPQARDVFEYPPEAYGVLSWWDYGHWITFVSKRIPVANPFQQNARTSAHFFMETDVDAASAMLDDLGVRYIITDIEMTTGKFWAMATWHDPVNATGHFQKRVLYEESAGSYSQVQLQRESYFQTMIQRLHAFDGSAVVPEQILVVQSAPANELGIADTSTPVIIGVGETESVDEARAYIAEFEKTAPAGQTAEILSPEMFVSSTELDALPNIRLVYESPTNVLRDGGDIRYVKVFEVVPGAVLEGEGMIEVPVETNTGRTFTYRQESRDGVFVLPYPTEAGPDDVVVATGPYRIVETGQEVSVPYQAVIEGLRI, encoded by the coding sequence ATGCTTAAGGGGTCAGATATTCAAATACAAAAGCGGACGGTACGATATCTTTTCATCGCCGTCTGTCTCGTCGCGTTTGCCCTCCTCACATTCTGGTTTCGGACACTCCCGGTCTCCCAGATTGCTACCGAGCACTGGGCCAGCCTCATTGCTGTTGGCTGTCCGGATGTCTGGTTCAGTCTCCGGCAGATTGAACAGATCGTGACACATTTTCCATCATACTCGTGGTTTGACCCGATGACTGGTTTCCCGGATGGTCGGGTAGTTCATTGGGGCCCACTTTATCCATTAATGGCTTCGGTACTCGTTCTCCTGATGGGAGCATCAACACGGCCTGAGATGATGTATGTTGCTTCGTTTCTCTCTCCCCTGATGGCGGTTGCAATGGTCCCGGTGATGTATGGGCTCGGCGCAAAGCTTGTGGACTGGAAGACGGGGCTTGTGTCTGCCGGGTTTATCTCGATTGTTGCCGGGCAGTATGCGTATCGTTCGCTCTACTCGTTTATCGATCATCATATCACCGAGACGCTCTTCTCGGCACTCTTCTGTTTGTGTTTTATCATCGCGATGATGAAGCTGAAGGAGAGCGGGGTGCGCCTTACAGATCTGGAGAGCCTGAAAAATCCGGTACTGATCTATCCTGCGCTTGCGGGCTTTGCGTTTCTCCTTGGCATGTACAACATGGGGACAATGCTTGTCTTCCTCCTTCTTGTTGCCGTCTATACCCTTATCCAGATGATCGTGGATCATATCAGAAAGCAAGAGACGGATTATCTTGTCGTGACAAATGCGGTCACATTTTTCGTTGTGATAATCGGTCTTATCCCCTTTGGGCTGGTTCACACCGGGTTTGGGCTGGGCCGCTATAACGTTGGCAATCTTCTGCTCGCCTTATTTGTTATTATTGGATCCCTCCTTCTCTATGCTATCTCTCGGTATCTGGCAGATCGCCCCTGGTACTATTACCCTGCGTCCCTTGCGGGTTTGTGTGTGATCTCATGGATTGTTGGTAATCTTGCCCTTCCTACAGTATTTGGTGCCTGGTATGGGCGGTTTAGCAGTGTTGTCGGGATGGGTGCAACGACGCTGACTGTCCAGGAGGCGATGCCCTGGCAGTTTGCAAACGCGGTATCGGTATTTAACTGGGGCTGGATCCTCGTTGCCGGGGGGGTTTTGTATCTCCTGTACCTGATATGGAAGAGAAACGATGCACCTGCCCTCTTCACGCTCGTCTGGTTTGCGCTCATCCTCTTCATGACCATGCGGCAGGTCCGGTTTGAATACTACCTGGCCGCAAATATTGCCCTGATGGCGGCGATATGTGTTGGTGCTGTCATGCAGATCGGCGGCCGGGATCTGCTCCGGCTCACTGGCATTGCGAAATTCCTCAAGCCTAAGGATGACGCCGTGCCTCCGGAGGATCTTCCTGATATCCCGGAAAAGCCCGGAAAGAAGGGACAAAAACAGAAAAAGGATCAGCAGAAAAGAAAGGAGCGGAAAAAAGCCCCGGCAGAACCGCCTGCAAGCCCGCTCCGATCAGGCCTGCTCGTTGTGACAGTACTCATCGCCCTTCTCTTTGTACATTCCGGAGCCTCGGCGAATTATACGATCGGCACTAATGTCAGGGAGGGTATTAATTCAGACTGGCTGGTTGCACTCACATGGCTTGGAGAGAATTCGCCGGATCCTGGTGTGGACTATTATGAGATCTATGATTCACCACAAGCACGCGATGTCTTTGAGTATCCGCCAGAAGCATATGGGGTTCTCTCCTGGTGGGATTATGGCCACTGGATAACGTTTGTCTCAAAGAGAATACCGGTTGCAAATCCGTTCCAGCAAAATGCACGAACGTCTGCTCATTTCTTCATGGAGACAGATGTCGATGCTGCATCAGCAATGCTTGATGATCTTGGCGTCAGGTATATTATCACCGACATTGAGATGACAACCGGCAAGTTCTGGGCAATGGCAACCTGGCACGATCCGGTGAATGCGACTGGCCACTTCCAGAAGCGGGTTCTCTACGAGGAGTCTGCGGGCTCATATTCACAGGTACAGCTCCAGCGCGAGAGTTATTTCCAGACGATGATCCAGCGGCTCCATGCGTTTGATGGATCTGCAGTAGTTCCAGAACAGATACTGGTTGTTCAGTCCGCGCCAGCAAATGAGCTTGGCATTGCCGATACCTCAACACCTGTGATCATTGGTGTTGGTGAGACAGAATCGGTTGATGAGGCGCGGGCATATATTGCTGAATTTGAGAAGACGGCACCTGCCGGCCAGACAGCCGAGATCCTCTCCCCCGAGATGTTTGTCTCTTCTACTGAGCTGGACGCACTCCCAAATATCCGGCTTGTATATGAATCGCCGACAAATGTTCTCAGGGACGGCGGCGACATCAGGTACGTGAAGGTCTTTGAAGTTGTGCCTGGTGCTGTTCTCGAGGGTGAAGGGATGATTGAGGTGCCAGTTGAGACGAATACCGGCCGCACATTCACCTATCGGCAGGAGAGCCGGGATGGGGTATTTGTACTGCCGTATCCAACCGAGGCAGGGCCTGATGATGTGGTTGTGGCAACAGGACCGTACCGGATTGTTGAGACCGGGCAGGAGGTATCTGTTCCATACCAGGCGGTGATTGAGGGATTGAGGATCTAA
- a CDS encoding DUF7557 family protein: MAGEVTTIKITPGVKQRLDTLRRFPRESYNEIISRLAAENEEEGITEEDICDIEEALEDIKAGRVYSTAQLKEKLGLD, translated from the coding sequence ATGGCAGGAGAAGTGACCACCATCAAAATTACTCCCGGTGTGAAACAAAGACTTGATACGTTGAGACGATTTCCCCGCGAGTCTTATAACGAGATAATCTCACGGCTTGCAGCGGAAAATGAGGAAGAAGGAATTACTGAAGAAGATATCTGTGATATTGAGGAAGCGCTTGAGGATATCAAGGCGGGCCGTGTATATTCGACTGCTCAGCTGAAAGAGAAACTCGGTCTTGATTGA
- a CDS encoding type II toxin-antitoxin system RelE family toxin: MEYAIVWTDKSRKNLEKIPKKTAARIIERVDDIRDDPFPHIDRLAGSPWYKYRVGKYRVILDIKRNALIIFVIKVGPRRVVYRNLE, translated from the coding sequence ATGGAATATGCAATTGTCTGGACCGACAAATCCCGAAAAAACCTTGAAAAAATACCAAAAAAAACCGCTGCAAGGATCATCGAGCGTGTCGACGATATTCGTGACGATCCCTTTCCGCACATTGACCGGTTGGCGGGATCACCCTGGTATAAATACCGGGTGGGCAAATACAGGGTTATTCTTGATATAAAACGAAATGCGTTGATCATATTTGTGATTAAGGTTGGTCCAAGAAGGGTCGTCTACAGAAACCTTGAGTGA
- a CDS encoding type II toxin-antitoxin system HicB family antitoxin, translating into MVYRYSSALPGCISQGKNEEEAKKNIAEAIELHLRSLAQDGVPLYQKEGRKETFVAINL; encoded by the coding sequence ATGGTATATCGCTACAGTTCCGCACTTCCGGGGTGCATCTCTCAAGGAAAAAATGAGGAGGAGGCAAAGAAGAATATTGCCGAAGCAATCGAACTTCATCTTCGTTCGCTTGCACAGGATGGTGTTCCACTCTATCAGAAAGAAGGACGAAAAGAGACATTTGTTGCCATCAACCTATGA
- a CDS encoding ABC transporter ATP-binding protein, with product MSTIRNASSILYYLFGPFKKLLALYLLAVIVLAGLEVFRVSLVYPIINFGLDVDNQHRLLDTFFDLILPASVHPFLASALLLLLTTGVIAGFYAVVAYAGAYVFATVRDSLDRRIFARLIGNDYSYFAAKKQGDLLYIGQGAVTEGGQAIKSFMECIKNSLMALLYLLFILYLSFWLTVALLILGAVYAILIRQQLFTRVYRNSSILNAALMEKSVAYQEFISGIKTIFITGSHSFWADRYDAAVRKLKKAYTFVQALGKLPSIINDFLMFSIIALGAVVLYVSTGGDFLSYIGLFGTFMLALYRLVPAATQAQTNLTSMVQYLPALELIYAELSREDGEREKRAKEGQGKPFAFRDSIRFQNVYFRYPAATRDTIRDVSFEIQKKSTVAIVGDSGSGKTTIANLLALLYTPDRGVIAVDGTDVHEYDPREYLRALGYIGQETFIYHDTIGENIRFGLHCTDEEIIAAAQRADAHSFIMATDHGYDTIIGDQGMKLSGGQRQRVAIARIILRNPEILLLDEATSSLDNISEKRIVDAIQQLSKNMTVITIAHRLSTIQNADVIYVLSEGRIVESGSHEELLGRRGEYYRLYLGQEREEKNEKNELSS from the coding sequence GTGTCGACCATCAGAAACGCCAGCTCCATTCTCTACTATCTCTTTGGCCCCTTCAAGAAGCTGCTTGCTCTGTATCTTCTTGCGGTGATAGTACTTGCGGGGCTGGAAGTTTTCCGGGTGTCGCTTGTCTATCCGATCATTAATTTCGGGCTTGATGTTGATAACCAGCACCGGCTGCTTGACACATTTTTTGATCTGATCCTCCCTGCATCAGTGCATCCGTTCCTCGCCTCGGCACTGCTGCTCCTTCTGACAACTGGTGTGATTGCCGGCTTTTATGCTGTGGTTGCATATGCCGGAGCATATGTCTTTGCAACAGTCCGTGATTCACTCGATCGGCGTATCTTTGCCCGCCTGATTGGAAATGATTACAGCTACTTTGCAGCAAAAAAGCAGGGGGATCTGCTGTATATCGGGCAGGGGGCAGTGACAGAAGGTGGACAGGCTATTAAAAGCTTCATGGAATGTATCAAGAACTCACTGATGGCCCTCCTCTACCTGCTGTTTATCTTGTATCTCTCGTTCTGGCTGACGGTAGCACTTCTCATCCTGGGTGCAGTGTATGCCATCCTTATCAGGCAGCAGCTCTTCACCCGTGTATACAGAAACAGCTCGATTTTAAATGCAGCACTTATGGAGAAGTCGGTTGCCTACCAGGAGTTCATCTCAGGTATCAAGACGATCTTCATCACCGGCTCCCATTCCTTCTGGGCTGATAGGTATGATGCTGCGGTCCGCAAGCTCAAGAAGGCATATACCTTTGTTCAGGCACTCGGTAAACTCCCCTCCATCATCAATGACTTTCTCATGTTCTCGATCATCGCGCTTGGTGCGGTTGTGCTGTATGTGTCGACAGGCGGGGATTTCCTCTCGTACATCGGACTTTTCGGGACATTCATGCTTGCATTGTACCGTCTTGTTCCTGCAGCAACCCAGGCGCAGACCAATCTGACGTCAATGGTACAGTATCTCCCGGCGCTTGAACTCATCTATGCAGAACTGAGCCGTGAGGACGGTGAGCGGGAGAAGCGGGCGAAAGAGGGGCAGGGCAAGCCGTTTGCATTCAGAGACTCAATCCGGTTTCAGAATGTTTATTTCCGCTATCCTGCTGCAACACGGGATACGATTCGTGATGTCTCCTTTGAGATACAAAAGAAGTCAACAGTTGCAATTGTCGGGGATTCCGGATCTGGGAAGACGACGATTGCCAATCTCCTTGCCCTTCTGTATACGCCGGATAGGGGGGTGATCGCAGTCGATGGAACAGATGTACATGAATATGATCCCAGAGAGTACCTGCGAGCTCTTGGCTACATCGGCCAGGAGACGTTTATCTATCACGATACAATCGGAGAGAATATCCGGTTTGGGCTCCACTGCACCGATGAAGAGATTATCGCTGCCGCACAACGTGCGGATGCCCATTCATTCATCATGGCAACCGATCATGGCTATGATACCATCATTGGCGATCAGGGCATGAAGCTCTCAGGCGGCCAGCGGCAGCGGGTTGCGATCGCACGAATTATTCTTCGGAACCCGGAGATCCTGCTCCTGGATGAGGCAACAAGTTCGCTTGACAATATCTCTGAGAAGCGGATTGTTGATGCAATCCAGCAGCTCTCAAAGAATATGACGGTGATCACAATTGCCCACCGGCTCTCAACAATTCAGAATGCGGATGTGATCTATGTGTTAAGTGAGGGGAGGATAGTGGAGAGCGGGAGCCATGAAGAGCTGCTGGGGCGGAGAGGAGAGTACTATCGGTTGTATCTTGGGCAGGAGAGGGAAGAGAAGAACGAGAAGAACGAGCTATCTTCCTGA
- a CDS encoding nucleotide sugar dehydrogenase — protein MVLTEHPDPTVCVVGLGYVGYPLACAFAEKIQTIGYDVDAKKIAAINATPGNLIEATTDPTPIGTADIVIVAVPTPVTKAKDPDISYIVSAGETVGKQMKAGAIVVLESTVYPGLTEEVFVPALERASGLVCGRDFFVGYSPERINPGDDDHTLEKITKVVAGMDEATAARLAALYGMITTVHLAPDIRTAEAAKVIENVQRDLNIALMNELAIIFGRMGIDTRAVLEAAATKWNFHRYRPGLVGGHCIPVDPYYLVMKAEELGYHPQVILAGRAINDAMPRHVAQLAIKELNRAGRVIKGSRLLIMGLTYKENVPDTRESPVEEMIRELKEFEIEVYGYDPLLRAEDIEYFGARPVTSLGEIGGPVDCIVINAPHASFSELTLETVCGICNGKPIVVDVTGMLRNDIKVREECVYRTL, from the coding sequence ATGGTTTTAACAGAACATCCGGATCCCACAGTCTGCGTCGTCGGCCTCGGGTATGTCGGCTACCCGCTCGCATGTGCATTTGCTGAAAAGATCCAGACGATCGGCTATGACGTCGATGCGAAGAAGATCGCCGCGATCAACGCTACCCCCGGCAACCTAATCGAGGCGACGACTGATCCAACGCCGATAGGAACTGCAGATATTGTCATCGTTGCTGTCCCGACACCGGTCACAAAGGCCAAGGATCCTGATATCTCGTATATCGTCTCTGCCGGGGAGACGGTGGGGAAGCAGATGAAAGCAGGTGCGATCGTTGTTCTTGAATCAACCGTCTACCCCGGCCTCACCGAGGAGGTCTTCGTCCCGGCGCTTGAGCGTGCATCAGGCCTTGTCTGCGGCCGCGACTTCTTCGTCGGCTACTCGCCTGAGCGGATCAACCCGGGCGACGACGACCATACCCTCGAGAAGATCACAAAAGTCGTCGCCGGCATGGACGAGGCAACCGCGGCCCGGCTCGCCGCCCTGTATGGAATGATCACAACTGTCCATCTTGCGCCTGACATCCGGACAGCTGAGGCGGCAAAAGTGATCGAGAATGTCCAGCGGGACTTAAATATCGCTCTGATGAACGAGCTTGCGATCATCTTCGGCAGGATGGGTATCGACACCCGGGCAGTCCTTGAGGCGGCTGCCACCAAGTGGAACTTCCACCGCTACCGGCCGGGCCTCGTCGGCGGCCACTGCATCCCGGTTGACCCTTACTATCTGGTGATGAAGGCAGAAGAGCTCGGCTACCACCCGCAGGTGATCCTGGCCGGCCGGGCGATCAACGACGCGATGCCCCGGCATGTTGCCCAGCTGGCGATCAAGGAGCTGAACCGGGCAGGCAGGGTGATCAAAGGCTCCCGCCTCCTCATCATGGGCCTTACCTACAAGGAGAATGTCCCTGACACTCGTGAGAGCCCGGTGGAGGAGATGATCCGGGAGTTAAAAGAGTTTGAGATCGAGGTCTATGGGTACGACCCCCTCCTCAGGGCAGAGGATATCGAGTATTTTGGGGCGCGACCTGTGACATCGCTTGGAGAGATTGGTGGCCCGGTTGACTGCATTGTGATCAATGCCCCACACGCGTCTTTCTCAGAACTGACGCTGGAGACGGTCTGCGGGATCTGCAATGGCAAACCGATCGTTGTTGATGTGACCGGTATGTTGCGGAATGATATAAAGGTCAGGGAAGAATGTGTTTACAGAACTTTGTAG
- a CDS encoding ATP-binding cassette domain-containing protein has translation MCLQNFVAPDDQIIAAAERANIHTFIAALPDGYDAIVGDQGLKLSGGEKQRIAIARALVREPEILVLDEATSNLDNESEAIVQASINQISETITTFIIAHRLSTIRRADTIYVMSKGRIVESGGHEELLERKGKYWELYESGV, from the coding sequence ATGTGTTTACAGAACTTTGTAGCTCCGGATGACCAGATTATCGCCGCTGCAGAGCGTGCCAACATCCACACCTTCATCGCCGCCCTCCCGGATGGCTATGACGCAATCGTCGGCGACCAGGGGCTGAAGCTCTCCGGCGGCGAGAAGCAGCGGATCGCGATCGCCCGCGCCCTCGTCCGCGAGCCCGAGATCTTGGTGCTGGACGAGGCGACGAGCAACCTGGACAACGAGTCAGAGGCGATCGTCCAGGCATCCATCAACCAGATATCAGAGACGATCACCACCTTTATCATCGCCCACCGGCTCTCGACGATCCGAAGGGCAGATACGATCTATGTGATGAGCAAGGGGAGGATCGTTGAGAGCGGGGGACATGAGGAGTTGCTGGAGAGGAAGGGGAAGTACTGGGAGTTGTATGAAAGTGGGGTGTGA